The region ATCAGGTATGTTGCAGCTCTGCCTGGGCTGGATTTTAACAGTGAGAATTGTTACATAGGCCCAGATGGTTGTACCTTCTCTATGAAGCACTGGTATGGAAACCAGTGTTCCTTGGCTCATCTGAGACAAATTCTGCTTGTAAAAAATGCACTAACCTCAAACCTTTCTACAGGTGGACACTTGAACCCAGCTGTCACTTTTGCCATGTGCTTCTTGGCCCGGGAGCCCTGGATCAAGCTGCCAATTTATGCCCTGGCCCAAACACTGGGGGCTTTCCTAGGAGCTGGCATCGTCTTTGGGCTATACTTTGGTAAGTACAGAAACCTTGTGTGTGTTGGGACACAACAGGTGCTCTTCAAGAATGACTTTAGGAAGGCTGGCTCCCAGATCAGAGAAGTATTTccttgcagagcaggagagtGGGCAAGGCTTTCTGGTTGTCATGGTAGTGATGGCTTCAAGCCTCCTCAAACCGATCTGAAGGCCAAGCAGCATAGTCAATGTGTCTTCATCCTTTAAGTAACAATCACTGTAAGATCAACCTCTGAATTGTCCCTCTAGTAGCTACTGACTGGATGAGAACAGGTCTTCCAGAGATGATGATGAAACACTTCTAGTGATGGAGATCTTGTGCCTGTTCTAGAGTCAATTTATCCTTCTTagttaacaacaaaaaaaccacactgGACCTCTTCCGCATCTATTTCACATTAGCTTCCAGACAGCAGTAGCTTCCAACAGTTTTATCTGACCTTATTACGGTATTGGTTATATCTTGGAAGAGATCCTAAAAATCCAGTTACTCATACCTTTATTCTTTCTACACAGTGTTCCTAATCACAGGACAATATTCAGTGGCAACAACTAAACACTTCTTGATGTttagaaaaaagtttaataCTACTAATAAGCAAAGCTGTGCTGATGTAACCCTGAAACGTAAGCAAGTAAAAGCAGTCAGCATTTATCAATGTTCATGACTTAATGGGTGTTAGATCTAATCAGTGTTGCAGATAGACCCATAACAATATCTAGATGACTCCTGCAACTCCACTGGCACTCCCACCTTGGTGGGAATTAACACTGTGATTAGTGTTTCCTTTTGGGTGGGATGTAGCCCTTTGCTGGTGCCTGGCCTATAAGAAACACTAGGACAGGACTTTTGACTGAACCTGAGCCTGGTTGCCGAAGTGTTACGGTGGACCACATGCTGAGTTTTCCAAGTGGGCATTTTCTCTACAGCAACTGGTTTTGTATCATGTAGCAACAGCATGCTCAGAGGATTCTGTCTCAATAATCATAGGTCTATGGGGTATATGTTTTAGTCATCTACCAAGCAAGTGCCTCTCTTTGTATGATGCTAAATGACTgacctctttctcttctctcctcacctCTAGATGCTATCTGGGCTTTTGGCAAAAACCAGCTGTATGTAACAGGAGAGAATGGTACTGCTGGTATCTTTGCCACGTACCCATCTGAGCATCTGAACATTGTGAATGGATTCTTTGACCAGGTAAGAAGGTGCTAGGGAAATACCAGCAACTGAAGAGGAATTTTTGGGGTGATTTTTGGGCCTCTTCCTTGGTTAGGgcaaagaattaattttattttaagagaagacATCTAGAAAGTTTTAGAGCTGATATGAGTCCCTCACTAGCCAGTAGGGAGAGTAGAGTCCAGAAAGGAACCTTAGAGAGAGAGGATTGGTGTTAAATGGATTAAACAGTGGTACAATAGATTATACCTGGCAAGGATACTAGTGAAAAGACATCACTGCTCTTGTGAAAAGTGCCTTTTCTCATGCTATCAGACAATCCTATATTTTTGCCTCCATTCTGAAATAGCACCTCTGAGCAAGCCCCACCTAAGATTCAAATGCTGAGGAAGTGAATTGTGAATGGTGCAAGAATATCTGCACAGCAGGGCTGAATCAGTCTTGGACACACAGACTAGCCAAATCTGACAGTCTGGGCTTTGTTTCTGGGGTTTTGGGGATGATTCCCATGGCTTTTGCATGAATGAGCTTGAGCTGCTGCTCTAGGGTTTTCTCCCAATGATTTCTGATCTTCTGAGTCTTCCTCCCCCGCACACAAGGCAGGCTTCCTTTCATAAGGAAGAAGAGAACAAGACATCCTCATTATGGGCCTTTAGTCACTTTAGTCTCTTGGCAAAGTAGAAACTGTCTGACTTCACAAGGGATAAATCTGAAGTCTCAGCCTCTGAGGAGCTACAGTGTGAGAAAGGATGATTCTTCCTCACCCCCACTGTACCACTCCAGCTGCACAGGCCAAAGGTCAAGGGGATGTGGAGAGGTGGCTGCTGTTAGAGAAGACTGCCTCCCTTCTGAAGCTGCCACGAACTCCAAAGCCAACAGCAGATGCTCAGCTATAGCAGGATGGAAGTAGATTTGGGAAGGTGTCTTCAGCAGCTCTGGCTGTTCAAATGCCTATTCATAGCCCCTAtctgggggggaagggggaagtgaGAGCTTGATCCAGTCTGTTGGCTGCCAGAAGTAtgttctgttcttctgttcCCTAGTGGGTGCTCAGTCTATTGGGAGGTCTCATAATGCTGTGGATCGACttagtactatttttttccctccagaggATGAGGTCTAAGCACACAGGACTTTGGAGGTGCTAACTCGGTTAAAAGATTCATGTGAATTAAATtggtttttctcttcctgctttgtCCTAGTTCATTGGCACTGCCTCCCTGATTGTTTGTGTCTTGGCTATTGTGGATCCCTACAACAACCCTGTCCCCATAGGGCTGGAAGCTTTCACAATTGGCTTTGTTGTTCTTGTTATTGGAACCTCCATGGGCTTCAACTCTGGCTACGCTGTCAACCCTGCCAGGGACTTCGGGCCTCGTCTCTTCACAGCCATTGCTGGCTGGGGCTCTGAGGTATTCTGGTAAGTGTTTAACTGTAAAAAGCTTGTGGCCGCAAAAGTGGTAGTGGTGAAATAACGAGCCTAAGTAGATGACACTTCTGGCATGATAGAGAGTCTTAGAACCCATGAGGTATCTCTGGATAttataaaaatctttataaGACACCGactgctctgtttcttttttcttttctttagaaattacAGAAGCAGGGCAGTTTCCAGCTTTACTATCCAGGAAGATACCTAAGAGGATTCGTGAGAAGTTCAGGTTCACCTTCAGCATGAGCTTTTTGAAATTGCCTGTAGTTCTTGAGTTATAGTGAATGCAGGAAGCTAGTCAGACTTGGGTTTTGTTCCTGTTGTAGATCAAAGGAGCTATGAGCAGTTCAGACTGCTTGCTGTCAAGGGATGCTCTGCCACAGGCTGTGGAAGGGAATTGAATGTATCTGACTTAGGTACtacaacagcttttcttccatcttGGTTAAGAGACGATCTGGATCCTAGAAGCAGCTGTTTTGAATTGCTTGTCACTTGAACTTGCAAAAAGGGCAACATCTATCCTCAGTGTTGCTATGGATACTCAAGGGCTGTTGTCTTTTTCAAATCAATGGTGATGTTTGGAGATGACCAGATCTTACCTTATTCCAGCTCCAAACACAAGTATCCTAATGCCTAAGCTGCGGTTCAtctcatgcatttttttgttttttgttttccaggacTGGTAAGCAGTGGTGGTGGGTCCCAGTTGTTGCTCCTCTGCTTGGTGCCATTGGAGGAGTGATAGTCTATCAGCTGATGATTGGATGTCATGATGAGCCTTCTCCACCTGCCTCTGAACAGGAAACAGTCAAGTTGGCTAATGTGAAGCACGGGGAAAGGGTCTGAGAAAGCTGCCACTTAGGACTGGCAGACATGTTACTCAGGACTACAgtcagaaaagaggagaaaggagtcAAGGAGAGCTT is a window of Rhea pennata isolate bPtePen1 chromosome Z, bPtePen1.pri, whole genome shotgun sequence DNA encoding:
- the AQP3 gene encoding aquaporin-3 gives rise to the protein MGRQKDALASIGGYLRVRNKLVRQALAECLGTLILVLFGCGSVAQIVLSRGSHGGFLTVNLAFGFAVTLGILISGQISGGHLNPAVTFAMCFLAREPWIKLPIYALAQTLGAFLGAGIVFGLYFDAIWAFGKNQLYVTGENGTAGIFATYPSEHLNIVNGFFDQFIGTASLIVCVLAIVDPYNNPVPIGLEAFTIGFVVLVIGTSMGFNSGYAVNPARDFGPRLFTAIAGWGSEVFWTGKQWWWVPVVAPLLGAIGGVIVYQLMIGCHDEPSPPASEQETVKLANVKHGERV